The following proteins come from a genomic window of Stigmatella erecta:
- a CDS encoding serine/threonine-protein kinase, whose product MALVYRGLHEAIQREAAIKELLPEGQRDKESLSRFHREALALAAFRHQNIVTLYDMVEKNDSLFMVLEFVDGPTLQELIKEGPLPADVAAVICARIASALDHAHFRHIIHRDLKPANVMLTKAGEVKLMDFGIAKDVDLVALTQQGVAVGTPAYMSPEQVTGAPLDARTDIFSLGVLLYEALTGTRPFQGRTAGEVFAKIRDGLYKPLNKVAPEVPPPLVNIVKRALEVRTENRYPDAAAMRRELDVFLAREVEVSHPALLVAFLRHREKLTESEALAHLTQAELGVLDSYAAGRRKRATGGKRKWVVAALLALATATGTGIYLTQDHWAPPVEKKMKR is encoded by the coding sequence ATGGCGCTGGTGTACCGGGGGTTGCACGAGGCCATCCAGCGCGAGGCCGCCATCAAGGAGCTGCTGCCCGAGGGCCAGCGCGACAAGGAGTCGCTCTCGCGCTTCCACCGCGAGGCGCTCGCCCTGGCCGCCTTCCGCCACCAGAACATCGTCACCCTGTATGACATGGTGGAGAAGAACGACAGCCTCTTCATGGTGCTGGAGTTCGTGGATGGGCCCACCCTGCAGGAGCTCATCAAGGAAGGGCCGCTGCCGGCCGATGTGGCCGCCGTCATCTGCGCGCGCATCGCCAGCGCGCTGGACCATGCGCACTTCCGCCACATCATCCACCGCGACCTGAAGCCCGCCAACGTCATGCTCACCAAGGCTGGTGAGGTGAAGCTGATGGACTTCGGCATCGCCAAGGACGTGGACCTGGTGGCGCTCACCCAGCAGGGCGTGGCGGTGGGCACCCCGGCCTACATGTCCCCGGAGCAAGTCACCGGCGCGCCGCTGGATGCGCGCACGGACATCTTCTCGCTCGGCGTGCTGCTCTACGAGGCCCTCACGGGCACCCGGCCGTTCCAGGGGCGCACCGCGGGCGAGGTGTTCGCCAAGATTCGAGATGGCCTCTACAAGCCCCTGAACAAGGTGGCCCCGGAGGTGCCCCCGCCCCTGGTGAACATCGTCAAGCGGGCCCTGGAGGTGCGCACCGAGAACCGCTACCCGGACGCGGCGGCGATGCGGCGCGAGCTGGATGTGTTTCTCGCGCGCGAGGTGGAGGTGTCCCACCCGGCGCTGCTCGTGGCCTTCCTGCGCCACCGGGAGAAGCTCACCGAGTCCGAGGCGCTCGCGCACCTGACGCAGGCGGAGCTGGGCGTGCTGGACTCCTACGCCGCGGGCCGCCGCAAGCGCGCCACGGGCGGCAAGCGCAAGTGGGTGGTGGCCGCGCTGCTCGCCCTGGCCACCGCCACGGGCACCGGCATCTACCTCACGCAGGACCACTGGGCGCCCCCGGTCGAGAAGAAGATGAAGCGGTGA
- a CDS encoding serine/threonine-protein kinase — MGRYRLSARIATGGMAEVYLGRRIEEDGRRGPAVAVKRLLPHLASDRRIVQMFLNEARITAQVRHPNVVSILETGMDEGEPFIALELLEGRSFAELRQEAAERGRRVPLGVTLRTLVEACRGLDAAHRAVDEGGRPLRIVHRDFTPDNIHVGANGCVKVIDFGIAQADALGSGTEPGMLKGKFFYMSPEMITGQRVDHRADIFAAGVMLYEQLCGRRPFTGLKPDEVLARITEGRPRPPTTFDPSVPDALEHICLTALHRAPEARFETLQVFIDAIEGVGGAAEVASTEEVAAYVESLFPRNSDPKRLALQRARSADPSDSGVAAPAPAAPPRAPAPAPVAPRTRRAWPLLALAGLTLVGLGAGGAYLVMRPRVPPSERLAQAERTPAPPERLAFLEGIEEDPRATAQELARAGELLLELGAHPAALSLAETFIQRFPQSLEAYLLDARAATALQLGKRAERSLEEATALAPQDVRPLLALADLRERQGDIAGALGALAKAYGQRPREAQVAPRYGQLLSQSGRLDEASEVLGAWVREHNDAGPLAELAFVRYRQERMDDAAALLKRALRKAPQLAVAHYYLGAVLLQKGDTAGAERAYRQADQLDPGDSRALSARCQLHARAGDTAAVTEAKELLARRFPARAAALAAECSARP, encoded by the coding sequence ATGGGCCGCTACCGCCTGAGCGCGCGCATCGCGACGGGCGGCATGGCGGAGGTGTACCTGGGCCGCCGCATCGAGGAGGACGGGCGGCGCGGCCCGGCCGTGGCGGTGAAGCGGCTCTTGCCCCACCTCGCCTCGGACCGGCGCATCGTGCAGATGTTCCTCAACGAGGCGCGCATCACCGCGCAGGTGCGCCACCCCAACGTCGTCTCCATCCTGGAGACGGGCATGGACGAGGGCGAGCCCTTCATCGCGCTGGAGCTCCTGGAGGGGCGCTCCTTCGCCGAGCTGCGGCAGGAGGCCGCGGAGCGGGGCCGGCGCGTGCCCCTGGGCGTCACGCTGCGCACCCTGGTGGAGGCCTGCCGGGGGCTGGATGCGGCCCACCGCGCCGTGGACGAGGGCGGCCGCCCCCTGCGCATCGTCCACCGGGACTTCACCCCGGACAACATCCACGTGGGCGCCAACGGGTGCGTCAAGGTCATCGACTTCGGCATCGCCCAGGCGGACGCGCTCGGCTCGGGCACCGAGCCGGGCATGCTCAAGGGCAAGTTCTTCTACATGTCGCCGGAGATGATCACCGGGCAGCGGGTGGACCACCGCGCGGACATCTTCGCCGCGGGGGTGATGCTCTACGAGCAGCTGTGCGGCCGGCGCCCCTTCACCGGCCTCAAGCCCGACGAGGTGCTGGCCCGCATCACCGAGGGGCGCCCCCGGCCCCCCACCACGTTCGATCCCTCCGTCCCCGACGCCCTGGAGCACATCTGCCTCACCGCGCTCCACCGCGCCCCGGAGGCCCGCTTCGAGACGCTGCAGGTCTTCATCGACGCCATCGAGGGCGTGGGGGGCGCCGCCGAGGTGGCCTCGACCGAGGAGGTGGCCGCCTACGTCGAGTCGCTCTTCCCCCGCAACAGCGACCCCAAGCGCCTGGCGCTCCAGCGGGCCCGCTCCGCCGACCCTTCGGACTCGGGCGTGGCCGCCCCCGCGCCCGCCGCGCCCCCGCGGGCCCCCGCGCCCGCCCCGGTGGCCCCCCGGACGCGGCGCGCCTGGCCTCTGCTCGCGCTGGCCGGGCTGACGCTGGTGGGCCTGGGCGCGGGCGGCGCCTACCTGGTGATGCGCCCCCGGGTGCCCCCGTCCGAGCGGCTCGCCCAGGCGGAGCGCACCCCCGCCCCGCCGGAGCGGCTCGCCTTCCTCGAAGGCATCGAGGAGGACCCGCGCGCCACCGCCCAGGAGCTGGCCCGGGCCGGGGAGCTGCTGCTGGAGCTGGGCGCCCACCCGGCGGCCCTCTCGCTCGCGGAGACCTTCATCCAGCGCTTCCCCCAGAGCCTGGAGGCGTACCTGCTCGATGCGCGCGCCGCCACGGCGCTGCAGCTGGGCAAGCGCGCCGAGCGGTCCCTCGAGGAGGCCACCGCGCTGGCCCCCCAGGACGTGCGCCCCCTGCTCGCCCTGGCGGACCTGCGGGAGCGGCAGGGCGACATCGCCGGGGCGCTCGGCGCGCTCGCCAAGGCCTACGGGCAGCGGCCGCGCGAGGCCCAGGTGGCCCCCCGCTACGGCCAGCTCCTGTCCCAGAGCGGGCGGCTGGACGAGGCCTCGGAGGTGCTCGGCGCGTGGGTCCGCGAGCACAACGACGCGGGCCCGCTGGCGGAGCTGGCCTTCGTGCGCTACCGCCAGGAGCGCATGGACGATGCCGCGGCGCTGCTCAAGCGCGCGCTGCGCAAGGCCCCCCAGCTCGCCGTGGCGCACTACTACCTGGGCGCGGTGCTGCTCCAGAAGGGGGACACGGCGGGCGCCGAGCGCGCCTACCGCCAGGCGGATCAGCTCGACCCCGGAGACTCCCGCGCGCTCTCGGCCCGGTGCCAGCTCCACGCCCGCGCGGGGGACACGGCCGCCGTCACCGAGGCGAAAGAACTCCTCGCCCGCAGGTTCCCGGCCCGGGCGGCGGCGCTCGCCGCGGAGTGCTCGGCGCGGCCCTGA
- a CDS encoding FMN-binding negative transcriptional regulator has protein sequence MRASRNLSSAEGKHLCYHGGMYTPPHFKEERPEALHAFIRQHGFGLLISPGPQGLEATHVPFLLDTEGGGTGRLLAHLSRANRQWQHLEAAGEVLAVFSGPHAYISASWYTERTDVPTWNYVAVHAYGRARLVEPGRVRPMLAQLSGKYEAPSAAPWSLGEVPEASLQAMTKGIVGIEIELTRLQGTRKLSQNRSPEDQQRVIQELKARGGPDDLAVAALMEQAPSP, from the coding sequence ATGCGAGCGTCACGGAACCTCTCCAGCGCTGAAGGAAAACACCTGTGCTACCACGGTGGAATGTACACGCCTCCTCATTTCAAAGAGGAGCGCCCGGAGGCGCTCCACGCGTTCATCCGCCAGCACGGCTTCGGCCTGCTGATCAGCCCGGGGCCGCAAGGCCTGGAAGCCACCCACGTGCCCTTCCTGCTGGACACGGAAGGCGGGGGCACAGGGCGGCTCCTGGCGCACCTGTCCCGGGCCAACCGGCAATGGCAACACCTGGAGGCGGCGGGCGAGGTGCTGGCCGTCTTCTCCGGGCCGCACGCCTACATCTCGGCCTCCTGGTACACGGAGCGCACGGATGTGCCCACGTGGAACTACGTGGCGGTGCACGCCTACGGGCGCGCCCGGCTGGTGGAGCCCGGAAGGGTCCGCCCCATGCTCGCGCAGCTGTCCGGGAAGTACGAGGCCCCCAGCGCCGCGCCCTGGTCCCTCGGCGAGGTGCCCGAGGCGTCCCTCCAGGCGATGACGAAGGGAATCGTGGGCATCGAAATCGAGCTGACCCGGCTGCAGGGCACACGGAAGCTGAGCCAGAACCGCTCGCCCGAGGACCAGCAGCGCGTCATTCAAGAACTGAAGGCCCGGGGCGGCCCGGACGATCTCGCCGTGGCCGCGCTCATGGAACAGGCGCCCTCTCCATGA
- the queF gene encoding preQ(1) synthase, giving the protein MPSEPTKELQTFPNPAADRDYEIAFDVPEFTCLCPMTGQPDFATFKIRYVPDELCVELKSLKLYMWSYRNEGAFHEKVTNTIADDIIRAIKPRKLTVVGDFFVRGGIGTIVTVTHEKKKA; this is encoded by the coding sequence ATGCCCTCCGAGCCCACCAAAGAACTGCAGACCTTCCCCAACCCCGCCGCCGACCGCGACTATGAGATCGCCTTCGACGTGCCGGAGTTCACCTGCCTGTGCCCGATGACGGGGCAGCCCGACTTCGCGACCTTCAAGATCCGGTACGTGCCGGACGAGCTGTGCGTGGAGCTCAAGAGCCTCAAGCTCTACATGTGGTCCTACCGCAACGAGGGCGCCTTCCACGAGAAGGTGACCAACACCATCGCGGACGACATCATCCGGGCCATCAAGCCCCGCAAGCTCACCGTGGTGGGTGACTTCTTCGTGCGCGGCGGCATCGGCACCATCGTCACCGTGACGCACGAGAAGAAGAAGGCCTAG
- a CDS encoding cyclase family protein, which translates to MTLLKTFLLTGALLSTSPAAAQDSAAPSAFKTAKDIAAWKEKNRNWNRWGPEDQLGAVNLITTAKRKEAVKLVRDGVSVSLAHPLETQKAEDNPSPLGHRMLFTGEAADAQYSADGLSLEFHGFAHTHLDALCHVFDQGKMYNGYDQKLVTASGCAKLAVSAFKDGILTRGVLIDLPAFRGVPYLEPGTAIHAAELEAWEKKTKVRVSSGDAVIVRTGRWARRAAVGPWDLTKQSAGLHASTADWFKKRGVALVATDVGLDVLPSGVEGDPFPTHIMLINALGISIIDNADPEALSQAAAARKRYDFLLSVNPLRVEQGTGSPVNPIATF; encoded by the coding sequence ATGACCTTGCTCAAGACCTTTCTTCTCACGGGAGCCCTGCTGAGCACCTCCCCGGCGGCCGCGCAGGACAGCGCGGCCCCCTCCGCCTTCAAGACCGCGAAGGACATCGCGGCCTGGAAGGAGAAGAACCGGAACTGGAACCGCTGGGGCCCGGAGGACCAGCTCGGCGCCGTGAACCTCATCACCACCGCCAAGCGCAAGGAGGCCGTGAAGCTCGTCCGCGACGGTGTCTCCGTGTCCCTCGCGCACCCGCTGGAGACCCAGAAGGCCGAGGACAACCCCTCTCCCCTGGGCCACCGCATGCTCTTCACCGGCGAGGCTGCGGACGCGCAGTACAGCGCCGACGGCCTGTCCCTCGAATTCCATGGCTTCGCGCACACGCACCTGGATGCGCTCTGCCACGTCTTCGACCAGGGCAAGATGTACAACGGCTACGACCAGAAGCTCGTCACCGCGAGCGGGTGCGCGAAGCTCGCCGTGAGCGCCTTCAAGGACGGCATCCTCACGCGCGGCGTGCTCATCGACCTCCCCGCGTTCCGGGGCGTGCCCTACCTGGAGCCGGGAACCGCCATCCACGCGGCGGAGCTGGAGGCCTGGGAGAAGAAGACGAAGGTCCGCGTGTCGAGCGGTGACGCCGTCATCGTCCGCACGGGCCGCTGGGCCCGCCGCGCCGCCGTGGGGCCCTGGGACTTGACGAAGCAGTCGGCGGGACTGCACGCCTCCACCGCCGATTGGTTCAAGAAGCGCGGTGTCGCCCTCGTCGCCACGGATGTGGGCCTGGACGTGCTCCCCTCGGGCGTGGAGGGCGATCCGTTCCCCACGCACATCATGCTGATCAACGCCCTGGGCATCTCCATCATCGACAACGCCGACCCCGAGGCCCTGAGCCAGGCCGCCGCCGCGCGGAAGCGCTACGACTTCCTCCTCAGCGTCAACCCCCTGCGCGTGGAGCAGGGCACCGGCTCGCCCGTCAACCCCATCGCGACCTTCTGA
- a CDS encoding amidohydrolase family protein: MGTVLKGGHVVELEPALVERVDLRIEGDRIVARAPDIAPRPEDEVVALSGKLVFPGLVSAHHRLHASLARGLPEPGVGNYQETLENHRWRYEGALDGDAVQVAACAGGLEALQCGTTTLFDSHSSPKAIAGSLVRVARGLHEVGVRGVLSYAVTDRKGALGREEGLEETVGFSRKAKGRFRGQVGAAPLFTVGPEALEGLKEALASTGTGLHVPVAEDPLDEKLSVERHGGSPVTRLMEAGLLSPKSQLAHVGHLAWAELAQLISTGTWVVHTPRSNQRLEVGYAPALKFGARATLGTDGMVADVFAEAQAAYLRSREAGQPIDVLRYLANGHRLASQAFDFPVGSLREGSAADLLLLDYLPPTPLHAGNLAWHVVYGLGSRHVEAVMVEGTWRIWARRPLSVSPSVVADQAREAAAAVWARMAQGG, from the coding sequence TTGGGCACCGTCCTCAAGGGTGGACATGTCGTCGAACTGGAGCCCGCCCTCGTCGAGCGGGTGGACCTGCGCATCGAGGGCGACCGCATCGTCGCGCGCGCGCCGGACATCGCGCCGAGGCCCGAGGATGAGGTGGTGGCCCTGTCGGGCAAGCTCGTCTTTCCGGGGCTGGTGAGCGCCCACCACCGGCTGCACGCCTCGCTGGCGCGGGGCCTGCCCGAGCCGGGCGTGGGCAACTACCAGGAGACCCTGGAGAACCACCGCTGGCGCTACGAGGGCGCCCTGGACGGCGACGCGGTGCAGGTGGCCGCGTGCGCCGGGGGCCTGGAGGCGCTGCAGTGTGGCACCACCACGCTCTTCGACTCGCACTCCTCGCCCAAGGCCATCGCCGGCTCGCTGGTGCGCGTGGCGCGCGGGCTCCACGAGGTGGGCGTGCGCGGGGTGCTCTCCTACGCGGTGACGGACCGCAAGGGGGCCCTGGGCCGCGAGGAGGGGCTGGAGGAGACGGTGGGCTTCAGCCGCAAGGCCAAGGGGCGCTTCCGGGGCCAGGTGGGCGCCGCGCCCCTGTTCACGGTGGGGCCCGAGGCGCTGGAGGGCCTCAAGGAGGCCCTGGCCTCCACGGGCACGGGGCTGCACGTGCCGGTGGCGGAGGATCCGCTGGACGAGAAGCTCTCGGTGGAGCGCCATGGCGGCTCGCCCGTGACGCGGCTCATGGAGGCGGGGCTCCTGTCGCCCAAGAGCCAGCTCGCGCACGTGGGGCACCTGGCGTGGGCGGAGCTCGCGCAGCTCATCTCCACCGGAACGTGGGTGGTGCACACCCCGCGCTCCAACCAGCGGCTGGAGGTGGGCTATGCGCCGGCGCTGAAGTTCGGCGCGCGCGCCACGCTGGGCACCGACGGCATGGTGGCGGATGTCTTCGCCGAGGCCCAGGCGGCCTACCTGCGCTCGCGCGAGGCGGGGCAGCCCATCGACGTGCTGCGCTACCTGGCCAACGGCCACCGCCTGGCCTCGCAGGCCTTCGACTTCCCGGTGGGCTCCCTGCGCGAGGGCAGCGCGGCGGACCTGCTCCTCCTGGACTACCTGCCGCCCACGCCGCTCCACGCGGGCAACCTGGCCTGGCATGTGGTGTACGGCCTGGGCTCGCGGCACGTGGAGGCGGTGATGGTGGAGGGCACCTGGCGCATCTGGGCGCGGCGGCCGCTGTCGGTCAGCCCCTCGGTGGTGGCCGACCAGGCCCGCGAGGCCGCCGCGGCGGTCTGGGCGCGGATGGCCCAAGGGGGTTAA
- a CDS encoding adenylate/guanylate cyclase domain-containing protein, producing MSPSPAVRLPMGPRLLLHGGSLLVGLFTFGYARLVCTHLCGLPTAELARTVAGLAVFHIALRELLLHLLPPPTASALPARRAWQLSVLAWGVTGLVASVLHKAQYPAFPLFSHVKFAVGYWLLGGALLGQVEYLLFERAFPPAPSASRTAAHRERIGRRLLEGYVIFTTVPVLVLMLTLLRFVMEFHGEPHYLVEAAALALGFTGIALGGAFAYGQSLRRDTERLLEAVRRVGSGDFQPGAATSRADELFLVAEGINEMAGGLQLRERIREAFGRFVSPQVATEFIEKYARHGKAAVMGGERRDVVVLFSDLRGFTSLSESLAPEVLIEVLNGYFQEMVGALQQHGGVVDKFIGDAVLAVFGLTGGADHPARAAVAAGLEMQRRLEAYNARLAGRGIHLRAGVGIHAGEAIAGYLGSPDRMEFTVIGHTVNMASRIEGQAREPHPPLLFSEEVARRLGDAFPVREVARVPLKGVAGEVRLLTVTGEAGTVQAA from the coding sequence ATGTCCCCTTCGCCCGCTGTCCGCCTGCCCATGGGCCCTCGCCTGCTGCTCCATGGCGGCTCGCTGCTCGTGGGGCTCTTCACCTTCGGCTACGCCCGGCTGGTCTGCACGCACCTCTGCGGCCTGCCCACGGCGGAGCTGGCCCGCACGGTGGCGGGGCTGGCGGTGTTCCACATCGCGCTCCGGGAGCTGCTGCTGCACCTGCTCCCCCCGCCCACGGCCAGCGCCTTGCCAGCCCGCCGGGCGTGGCAACTGTCGGTGCTCGCCTGGGGGGTGACGGGGCTGGTGGCCAGCGTCCTCCACAAGGCGCAGTACCCGGCCTTTCCCCTCTTCAGCCACGTGAAGTTCGCGGTGGGCTACTGGCTGCTGGGCGGCGCGCTGCTGGGGCAGGTGGAGTACCTCCTCTTCGAGCGCGCGTTTCCCCCGGCCCCCTCCGCCTCGCGGACGGCCGCGCACCGGGAGCGGATCGGCCGGAGGCTGCTCGAAGGCTACGTCATCTTCACCACCGTGCCGGTGCTGGTGCTGATGCTCACGCTGCTGCGCTTCGTCATGGAGTTCCACGGCGAGCCGCACTACCTGGTGGAAGCGGCGGCGCTGGCGCTGGGCTTCACGGGCATCGCGCTGGGCGGGGCGTTCGCCTACGGGCAGAGCCTGCGCCGGGACACGGAGCGGCTGCTGGAGGCGGTGCGGCGCGTGGGCAGCGGAGACTTCCAGCCGGGCGCCGCCACGAGCCGCGCGGACGAGCTGTTCCTCGTGGCCGAGGGCATCAACGAGATGGCCGGCGGGCTCCAGCTGCGCGAGCGCATCCGCGAGGCCTTTGGCCGCTTCGTCTCGCCCCAGGTGGCCACCGAGTTCATCGAGAAGTACGCGCGCCACGGGAAGGCGGCGGTGATGGGGGGCGAGCGGCGGGACGTGGTGGTGCTCTTCAGCGACCTGCGCGGCTTCACGAGCCTGTCCGAGTCACTGGCGCCCGAGGTGCTCATCGAGGTGCTCAACGGCTACTTCCAGGAGATGGTGGGCGCCCTCCAGCAGCACGGGGGCGTGGTGGACAAGTTCATCGGGGACGCGGTGCTGGCCGTGTTCGGGCTGACCGGAGGGGCGGACCACCCAGCGCGGGCGGCCGTGGCGGCGGGCCTGGAGATGCAGCGGCGCCTGGAGGCCTACAACGCGCGGCTGGCGGGCCGGGGGATTCACCTGCGCGCGGGGGTGGGCATCCACGCGGGCGAGGCCATCGCGGGCTACCTCGGGAGCCCGGACCGGATGGAGTTCACGGTCATCGGCCACACCGTCAACATGGCCTCGCGGATTGAAGGCCAGGCGCGCGAGCCCCATCCGCCCCTGCTCTTCAGCGAGGAGGTGGCGCGCCGGCTGGGGGATGCCTTCCCGGTGAGGGAGGTGGCCCGCGTGCCGCTCAAGGGCGTGGCCGGGGAGGTCCGCCTGCTCACGGTGACGGGCGAGGCCGGCACGGTGCAGGCGGCCTGA
- a CDS encoding ATP-binding protein encodes MVPSDFENALHLLPQAMLRVGPELQVQWFEADFARKVGLPLTVGRGLLEGLEYSRSRDALARAVREGRSYAGHLVTCAMRQVRVQVQPARDDEPPGAWLVFDPSGLDDEEAFSQVVQQVARAVGETLDVDSVCSAAVLALVRCAQVRRAEVFLCEEGTQNTLRRAAVSDLADRDSPEDTFDPAADPFQHALSTRRAQIGVQRGYGDSMGSIFAAVPLCAPKRTVGLLLLYKEQGASFSVRELDLWMAAASQLAVAVENARLLREAQAALRVREEFMSIASHELKTPLTPLKLSLFTMERRITTGQPVELSSVLKSKRQVDRLVGLVDDLLDASRLELGKLAMHAAPLELGQLVAEVVDHFRHALERPFSVDVPRTRVWVQGDRDRLEQVIVNLLENAHKYSPAGAPITVEVEERADEARIHVKDHGIGIPGADQAQVFQRFYRARNVSHRNFGGLGLGLFISHSICKLHGGNLTLSSAEGLGSTFSVALPKMTAREVGRLPRRVLLLDEDRVQEDEAARVLRSEGFEVLTVRDGNEALRQEAHLPVDLILLSASASQKEIGVFLETFATLPRARPVPILLAGARLPTWAQEGTVLCSRPYRHDELMARVRNTLALTPADPGWPVAEESPFRV; translated from the coding sequence ATGGTGCCCTCAGACTTCGAGAACGCGCTTCATCTGCTGCCTCAGGCCATGCTCCGCGTGGGCCCCGAGCTCCAGGTGCAATGGTTCGAAGCGGACTTTGCCCGGAAGGTCGGGCTGCCCCTGACGGTGGGCCGCGGCCTGCTGGAGGGCCTGGAGTACAGCCGGAGCCGGGATGCCCTGGCCCGCGCCGTGCGGGAGGGCCGCTCCTACGCCGGGCACCTCGTCACCTGCGCGATGCGCCAGGTGCGCGTCCAGGTGCAGCCCGCGAGGGATGACGAGCCGCCCGGCGCCTGGCTCGTGTTCGACCCTTCCGGCCTGGATGACGAGGAGGCCTTCTCCCAGGTGGTGCAGCAGGTGGCGCGCGCCGTGGGCGAGACGCTGGATGTGGACAGCGTGTGCTCGGCGGCGGTGCTGGCCCTGGTGCGCTGTGCCCAGGTGCGGCGCGCGGAGGTGTTCCTCTGTGAGGAAGGCACCCAGAATACCCTGCGCCGTGCGGCGGTGTCGGACCTGGCGGACCGGGACTCGCCCGAGGACACGTTTGATCCGGCGGCGGACCCCTTCCAGCACGCCCTGTCCACGCGGCGGGCCCAGATTGGCGTCCAGCGCGGGTACGGCGACAGCATGGGCTCCATCTTCGCCGCCGTGCCGCTGTGCGCGCCCAAGCGCACGGTGGGGCTGCTCCTCCTTTATAAGGAGCAGGGCGCCTCCTTCTCCGTGAGGGAGCTGGATTTGTGGATGGCGGCGGCCAGCCAGCTCGCCGTGGCGGTGGAGAACGCGCGGCTGTTGCGCGAGGCCCAGGCGGCGCTGCGCGTGCGCGAGGAGTTCATGTCCATCGCCTCGCACGAGCTGAAGACGCCGCTCACCCCGCTCAAGCTGAGCCTCTTCACCATGGAGCGGCGCATCACCACCGGGCAGCCGGTGGAGCTCTCCAGCGTGCTCAAGTCCAAGCGGCAGGTGGACCGGCTCGTGGGGCTGGTGGATGACCTGCTGGATGCCTCGCGGCTGGAGCTGGGCAAGCTGGCCATGCACGCCGCGCCGCTGGAGCTGGGCCAGCTCGTGGCGGAGGTGGTGGACCACTTCCGCCACGCCCTGGAGCGCCCCTTCTCCGTGGATGTGCCCCGCACGCGCGTGTGGGTGCAGGGGGACCGGGACCGGCTGGAGCAGGTCATCGTCAACCTGCTGGAGAACGCGCACAAGTACAGCCCGGCGGGCGCCCCCATCACCGTGGAGGTGGAGGAGCGGGCCGACGAGGCCCGCATCCACGTGAAGGACCACGGCATCGGCATTCCCGGGGCGGACCAGGCGCAGGTGTTCCAGCGCTTCTACCGGGCGCGCAACGTGTCCCACCGCAACTTCGGCGGCCTGGGGCTGGGGCTCTTCATCAGCCACTCCATCTGCAAGCTGCACGGGGGCAACCTCACCCTGTCGAGCGCCGAGGGGCTGGGCTCCACCTTCTCCGTGGCCCTGCCCAAGATGACCGCGCGCGAGGTGGGGCGGCTGCCCCGGCGCGTGCTCCTGCTGGACGAGGACCGGGTCCAGGAGGACGAGGCCGCGCGGGTGCTGCGCTCCGAGGGCTTCGAGGTGCTCACCGTGCGCGATGGGAACGAGGCCCTGCGCCAGGAGGCCCACCTGCCGGTGGACCTCATCCTCCTGTCCGCGAGCGCCTCCCAGAAGGAGATCGGCGTCTTCCTGGAGACCTTCGCCACGCTGCCCCGGGCCCGGCCCGTGCCCATTCTGCTGGCGGGCGCGCGGCTGCCCACGTGGGCCCAGGAGGGCACGGTGCTGTGCTCCCGGCCCTACCGCCACGACGAGCTGATGGCCCGGGTGCGCAACACCCTGGCGCTGACGCCGGCGGACCCCGGCTGGCCCGTGGCCGAGGAGAGCCCCTTCCGGGTGTGA
- the truB gene encoding tRNA pseudouridine(55) synthase TruB, translated as MSPLPPLEPGIHLVHKPLGETSFTSVRAAMAGLEAARPGKRVPVCHGGTLDPFAEGLLLLLVGQATRLMDLLHAVPKRYVAEVIWGAETDNGDLLGRVVREGDASALTPGALEAALAPFQGWHEQVPPATSAKKVGGEPAYRKAHRGEEVVLPPSRVYLHAARWRSHALPRSSQLELVCRGGFYVRALARELGRALGCGAHLARLHRTAIGPWEDPGPGARVALRGRQVLPWCAVRELSDAEVGELRRERPIALGRRLPPDWRLPAGFPDPQAPVRGFHRERLVALLREQEGALRLEQELRGGL; from the coding sequence GTGAGTCCCCTCCCGCCGCTCGAGCCCGGCATTCACCTGGTCCACAAGCCGCTGGGCGAGACGAGCTTCACCTCGGTGCGCGCCGCCATGGCCGGGCTGGAGGCCGCGCGCCCCGGCAAGCGCGTGCCCGTGTGCCATGGCGGGACGCTGGACCCGTTCGCCGAGGGGCTCCTGCTGCTCCTGGTGGGCCAGGCCACGCGGCTGATGGACCTCTTGCACGCGGTGCCCAAGCGCTACGTGGCCGAAGTCATCTGGGGCGCGGAGACGGACAACGGGGACTTGCTGGGCCGGGTGGTGCGCGAGGGGGATGCGTCCGCGCTGACGCCCGGGGCGCTGGAGGCGGCGCTCGCGCCCTTCCAGGGCTGGCACGAGCAGGTGCCCCCGGCCACCAGCGCGAAGAAGGTGGGCGGAGAGCCCGCGTACCGCAAGGCGCACCGGGGCGAGGAGGTGGTGCTGCCGCCCTCGCGCGTGTACCTGCACGCGGCGCGCTGGCGCTCGCACGCGCTGCCGCGCTCCAGCCAGCTGGAGCTGGTGTGCCGGGGCGGCTTCTACGTGCGCGCCCTGGCGCGGGAGCTGGGCCGGGCCCTGGGCTGTGGGGCCCACCTCGCCCGGCTGCACCGCACGGCCATTGGCCCCTGGGAGGACCCGGGCCCGGGGGCGCGCGTGGCCCTGCGCGGGCGGCAGGTGCTGCCCTGGTGCGCCGTGCGGGAGCTGTCGGACGCGGAGGTGGGGGAGCTGCGGCGCGAGCGGCCCATTGCCCTGGGCCGGCGGCTGCCCCCGGACTGGCGGCTGCCCGCGGGGTTTCCGGATCCGCAGGCCCCCGTGCGCGGCTTCCACCGCGAGCGGCTGGTGGCGCTCCTGCGCGAGCAGGAGGGGGCGCTGCGCCTGGAGCAGGAGCTGCGCGGAGGGCTCTAG